A DNA window from Citrobacter tructae contains the following coding sequences:
- the dnaB gene encoding replicative DNA helicase → MAGNKPFNKQQTDARDRDLQVAGLKVPPHSIEAEQSVLGGLMLDNERWDDVAERVVAEDFYTRPHRHIFTEMHRLQEMGKPIDLITLAESLEVQGQLDSVGGFAYLAELSKNTPSAANISAYADIVRERAVVRDMISVAHEIAEAGFDPQGRSSEDLLDLAESRVFKIAESRANKDEGPKNITEVLDATVARIEQLFQQPHDGVTGVNTGYDDLNKKTAGLQPSDLIIVAARPSMGKTTFAMNLVENAAMLQDKPVLIFSLEMPSEQIMMRSLASLSRVDQTKIRTGQLDDEDWARISGTMGILLEKRNIYIDDSSGLTPTEVRSRARRIAREHGGIGLIMIDYLQLMRVPSLSDNRTLEIAEISRSLKALAKELHVPVVALSQLNRSLEQRADKRPVNSDLRESGSIEQDADLIMFIYRDEVYHENSDLKGIAEIIIGKQRNGPIGTVRLTFNGQWSRFDNYAGPQYDDE, encoded by the coding sequence ATGGCAGGAAATAAACCCTTCAACAAACAACAGACTGATGCTCGTGACCGCGATCTGCAGGTCGCCGGGCTGAAAGTACCGCCGCACTCGATTGAAGCGGAACAGTCGGTGTTGGGCGGTTTAATGCTGGATAACGAACGCTGGGACGATGTCGCCGAGCGTGTCGTCGCGGAGGATTTTTACACCCGACCGCACCGACATATCTTCACCGAAATGCACCGTCTGCAGGAGATGGGGAAACCCATCGATCTGATAACCCTGGCAGAGTCGCTGGAAGTACAGGGGCAACTCGACAGCGTCGGCGGTTTTGCTTACCTGGCTGAGTTATCTAAAAATACGCCAAGTGCGGCGAACATTAGCGCTTATGCCGACATCGTCCGCGAACGTGCCGTGGTCCGAGACATGATTTCGGTCGCCCATGAAATCGCGGAGGCCGGTTTTGATCCGCAAGGGCGTTCCAGTGAAGACCTGCTGGATCTCGCGGAATCCCGCGTCTTTAAAATCGCTGAAAGCCGCGCCAATAAAGACGAAGGCCCGAAAAATATTACTGAGGTGCTCGACGCCACCGTTGCGCGTATCGAGCAGTTGTTCCAGCAGCCGCATGACGGCGTCACCGGGGTCAATACCGGCTATGATGACCTCAACAAAAAGACTGCCGGTCTACAGCCGTCGGACCTGATTATCGTCGCCGCGCGTCCGTCGATGGGTAAAACGACGTTTGCAATGAACCTCGTCGAAAATGCGGCGATGTTGCAGGATAAGCCGGTTCTTATCTTCAGTCTTGAAATGCCCTCAGAACAGATCATGATGCGTTCTCTGGCCTCGCTGTCGCGTGTGGACCAGACTAAAATCCGTACCGGTCAACTGGATGACGAAGACTGGGCGCGAATTTCCGGGACCATGGGGATCTTGCTGGAAAAACGAAACATCTATATTGATGACTCCTCCGGTCTGACACCAACGGAAGTGCGTTCGCGCGCGCGCCGTATCGCCCGTGAACACGGCGGTATCGGACTTATTATGATCGACTACTTACAGCTGATGCGCGTACCGTCGCTCTCCGACAACCGTACCCTGGAAATTGCTGAAATTTCTCGCTCGCTGAAAGCGTTAGCGAAAGAACTGCATGTGCCGGTGGTGGCGCTGTCGCAGCTCAACCGCTCTCTGGAACAACGCGCCGACAAGCGTCCTGTTAACTCGGATCTGCGTGAATCGGGCTCTATCGAGCAGGATGCCGACTTAATCATGTTTATTTATCGTGACGAGGTTTATCACGAAAACAGTGACTTAAAAGGTATCGCGGAAATTATTATTGGTAAGCAACGTAACGGTCCAATCGGTACGGTGCGTCTGACGTTTAACGGCCAGTGGTCGCGTTTCGATAACTATGCCGGACCACAATATGATGATGAATAA